One genomic window of Citrobacter sp. Marseille-Q6884 includes the following:
- the panC gene encoding pantoate--beta-alanine ligase yields MLIIETLPLLRQHIRRLRQEGKRVALVPTMGNLHDGHMKLVDEARARADVVVVSIFVNPMQFDRPDDLVRYPRTLQEDCEKLNKRKVDYVFAPTMQDIYPQGTETQTYVEVPGLSTMLEGASRPGHFRGVATIVSKLFNLIQPDIACFGEKDFQQLALIRKMVADMGYDIEIVGVPIIRAKDGLALSSRNGYLTAEQRKIAPGLSKVMNGIAEKLKAGNRDQEEIIALAEQELNEKGFRADDIQIRDADTLLELTETSKRAVILVAAWLGQARLIDNQSVTLAQ; encoded by the coding sequence GTGTTAATTATCGAAACCCTGCCGCTGCTACGCCAGCATATTCGTAGACTGCGTCAGGAAGGCAAACGTGTTGCGCTGGTTCCTACCATGGGTAACCTGCACGACGGCCATATGAAGCTGGTCGATGAAGCCAGGGCCCGGGCAGATGTCGTGGTGGTCAGTATTTTTGTTAACCCGATGCAATTTGACCGACCGGACGATCTGGTGCGTTATCCGCGCACGCTGCAGGAAGACTGCGAGAAGTTGAACAAGCGCAAAGTCGATTATGTCTTCGCCCCTACAATGCAGGATATCTACCCGCAGGGTACCGAAACCCAAACCTACGTAGAGGTTCCTGGGTTGTCTACCATGCTGGAAGGCGCCAGCCGCCCTGGGCATTTTCGCGGTGTCGCCACCATCGTCAGCAAACTGTTCAATCTGATCCAGCCGGATATCGCCTGCTTTGGCGAGAAGGATTTCCAGCAGCTTGCGCTGATCCGCAAAATGGTGGCAGATATGGGCTATGACATCGAGATCGTCGGCGTCCCTATTATTCGCGCCAAAGACGGCTTAGCCCTGAGTTCGCGCAATGGTTATCTGACAGCAGAACAGCGAAAAATTGCCCCAGGCCTGAGCAAAGTCATGAATGGTATCGCTGAAAAGCTGAAGGCGGGTAACCGTGATCAGGAAGAGATTATCGCGCTGGCAGAACAAGAGCTGAATGAAAAAGGCTTCCGAGCCGACGACATTCAGATTCGCGACGCTGACACGCTGCTTGAGCTGACCGAAACCAGCAAACGCGCGGTCATTCTTGTCGCCGCCTGGCTGGGTCAGGCACGTCTAATCGATAATCAAAGCGTTACATTAGCCCAGTAG
- the panB gene encoding 3-methyl-2-oxobutanoate hydroxymethyltransferase codes for MKPTTISLLQKCKQEKKRFATITAYDYSFARLFADEGIHVMLVGDSLGMTVQGHDSTLPVTVEDIAYHTRAVRRGAPNCLLLSDLPFMAYATPEQAFENAAVVMRAGANMVKIEGGAWLVDTVKMLTDRAVPVCGHLGLTPQSVNIFGGYKIQGRGDAGQILLDDALALEAAGAQLLVLECVPVELAKRVTEALSIPVIGIGAGNVTDGQILVMHDAFGITGGHIPKFAKNFLNEAGDMRAAVRQYIAEVESGVYPGEEHSFH; via the coding sequence ATGAAACCAACCACAATCTCGCTGTTGCAGAAATGCAAACAGGAAAAGAAGCGCTTTGCCACCATTACGGCTTATGACTATAGCTTCGCCAGACTCTTTGCCGATGAAGGTATCCATGTGATGCTGGTCGGCGACTCGCTGGGGATGACCGTGCAAGGCCACGATTCCACCCTGCCCGTCACCGTCGAAGACATCGCTTACCACACGCGCGCCGTACGCCGTGGCGCCCCCAACTGTCTGCTGCTCTCCGACCTGCCGTTTATGGCCTATGCCACACCAGAGCAGGCATTTGAAAATGCCGCTGTCGTGATGCGCGCAGGCGCGAATATGGTCAAAATCGAAGGCGGCGCATGGCTGGTTGATACGGTGAAAATGCTCACCGACCGCGCTGTACCGGTTTGCGGTCATCTGGGATTAACCCCGCAGTCCGTTAACATTTTTGGCGGCTATAAAATTCAGGGTCGCGGTGATGCCGGTCAAATCCTGCTCGACGATGCGCTGGCGTTAGAGGCCGCTGGCGCTCAACTGCTGGTGCTGGAATGCGTGCCCGTTGAACTGGCAAAACGCGTGACCGAGGCACTGTCAATTCCGGTGATCGGTATTGGCGCAGGGAATGTCACCGATGGCCAAATCCTGGTGATGCATGACGCGTTCGGTATTACTGGTGGTCATATCCCGAAATTTGCGAAAAATTTCCTCAATGAAGCAGGCGACATGCGCGCTGCAGTGCGGCAGTATATTGCTGAAGTTGAATCCGGCGTTTATCCGGGTGAAGAACACAGTTTCCATTAA
- a CDS encoding fimbrial protein yields MIKLFKILILLCTGVTSIPVFASMQYAAGTSRDYYGKATMVSSTSTTPTGRSADSALIINRSPILKSSNVIFLFDNIDTAPHGGGIWCDKDVGGSDKLTFHIRPGSNMVTFGSAPGNPNATLYKTSIQGLYYTLQIKNFAGAYTTFTNSTFFLTSDVTTKVNSNSYPCGTGGAYMGGFTLSVEIEFYTDSTLILPDTGSITAAPEILLAPNESGNGYFTIQNEEEGGSIGISLSTNGIHISYPTCFSILSSASGNTLDLGTYTIPELKNDTKEIPFSINLSSCMGIKNIEVRLSTPLVDSHNEMLLGNIYEGTNGSAAGFGVQITGESTTLSPKMVLQPNMATSVYRDYEVETLSQFPMFYTPSYYNESTSQTLNFSAQLKPDGGAIEPGNFKATGVFSITYP; encoded by the coding sequence ATGATTAAGTTATTTAAAATATTAATTTTATTATGTACCGGAGTGACATCCATTCCTGTTTTCGCGTCAATGCAATATGCAGCGGGAACATCACGGGATTATTATGGCAAGGCAACCATGGTGTCTTCAACCTCAACCACACCTACAGGTCGTAGCGCTGACAGTGCACTCATCATTAATCGCTCTCCGATATTAAAAAGCAGCAATGTTATTTTTCTCTTTGACAATATAGATACCGCACCACATGGCGGCGGGATCTGGTGCGATAAAGATGTTGGCGGCAGTGATAAACTAACCTTTCACATCCGCCCCGGTAGCAATATGGTGACGTTTGGTTCAGCCCCCGGCAACCCCAATGCCACCTTATATAAAACATCCATACAGGGTTTGTATTACACGTTGCAGATAAAAAATTTCGCTGGTGCTTATACCACATTCACCAATAGTACTTTTTTCCTGACTTCCGATGTGACGACAAAGGTAAACAGTAATTCTTATCCATGCGGTACGGGTGGCGCCTATATGGGGGGGTTTACCCTGAGCGTTGAAATTGAATTTTATACCGATAGTACGTTGATTCTCCCTGATACTGGGAGCATAACTGCTGCCCCCGAAATTTTGTTAGCTCCTAATGAAAGTGGTAATGGTTACTTTACTATTCAGAATGAGGAAGAAGGAGGGAGTATAGGTATTAGTCTCTCAACAAATGGGATTCACATTTCCTATCCTACCTGTTTTAGTATTTTAAGCAGCGCGTCCGGAAATACACTTGATCTGGGTACCTATACCATTCCTGAATTAAAAAATGATACGAAGGAAATTCCGTTCTCCATTAATCTGAGTTCCTGTATGGGAATTAAAAATATTGAGGTCAGACTCTCCACACCCTTGGTGGACAGTCACAATGAAATGCTGCTGGGCAATATTTATGAAGGTACAAACGGTAGTGCGGCGGGTTTTGGCGTTCAGATCACCGGTGAAAGTACCACTCTTTCGCCCAAAATGGTGCTGCAGCCCAATATGGCCACTTCAGTCTACCGGGATTATGAGGTTGAAACCCTCTCTCAGTTTCCCATGTTTTATACCCCCTCCTATTACAATGAATCAACCTCTCAAACCCTGAATTTTTCCGCTCAGCTCAAACCCGATGGCGGCGCTATTGAGCCGGGTAATTTTAAGGCGACTGGCGTGTTTTCAATCACCTATCCTTAA
- a CDS encoding fimbrial-like protein, with the protein MNKTFMMCLPSLLFALTALCQQAARASDLNVDMSATILNSTCQTTISNNGVIALGTVGVGYFGGATPSTPDMYQGGGKTFTISLHDCGVGADTRVTQLHMNFRPLSGQFAPGSMQIFPNEAAASINAATNVGVIISAVENNGTVVNVWDQNGQSQANFAITPEQLESSTYTFYTRFQKTGTGDVKPGQFTTNIVVDVYYD; encoded by the coding sequence ATGAATAAAACATTCATGATGTGTCTGCCATCTCTTCTTTTTGCCCTGACAGCTCTCTGCCAGCAAGCGGCTCGCGCGTCAGATCTCAACGTCGATATGTCCGCCACGATCCTTAACAGCACATGCCAGACAACCATCAGCAACAATGGTGTCATCGCACTCGGGACCGTTGGGGTGGGTTATTTTGGTGGCGCAACACCATCAACGCCGGATATGTATCAGGGAGGCGGAAAAACCTTCACCATCAGCCTCCATGACTGTGGTGTCGGCGCAGATACACGCGTAACGCAGTTACATATGAATTTCCGCCCGCTCAGCGGGCAGTTTGCACCCGGGTCGATGCAGATTTTCCCCAACGAGGCTGCGGCATCAATTAATGCCGCCACAAATGTGGGCGTCATTATTAGCGCTGTTGAAAACAACGGCACCGTGGTGAACGTTTGGGATCAGAATGGCCAATCCCAGGCAAACTTTGCGATAACGCCAGAACAGTTAGAAAGCAGTACCTATACCTTTTATACCCGTTTTCAGAAAACAGGGACTGGCGATGTCAAACCCGGACAGTTCACCACCAATATTGTCGTGGATGTGTATTATGATTAA
- a CDS encoding fimbrial protein StaE codes for MKNTAFAISLLCALSIVTNTASASDDKNPLTLDIQTTVEVGTCMATLQTTAGTGLTTVAFGDVYKPELSNKSKIQNFEMAITNCAGLQDNKADITLVPNGTCAGTTPGANFANTTADGAKATSVEVWTGTPDAGGTQFNCTQQNVFSQDVSQASGNAKVIVPLTARMAVEPGRTIQDVTAGVFTSKATFVVAYK; via the coding sequence ATGAAAAATACCGCTTTCGCTATTTCCCTTCTCTGCGCACTGTCGATCGTGACAAATACGGCATCCGCCAGTGATGATAAAAATCCTTTAACGCTGGATATTCAGACGACCGTCGAAGTGGGAACCTGTATGGCGACGTTGCAAACGACCGCCGGCACGGGGCTGACCACCGTCGCTTTTGGCGACGTCTACAAACCCGAATTGAGCAATAAATCGAAAATCCAGAATTTCGAAATGGCGATTACAAACTGTGCGGGGCTGCAGGATAACAAGGCAGATATTACGCTGGTACCTAATGGAACCTGCGCCGGGACCACACCTGGCGCCAACTTTGCTAACACCACCGCGGATGGCGCGAAAGCAACGTCGGTCGAGGTCTGGACCGGAACACCGGATGCTGGCGGCACCCAATTTAACTGCACCCAGCAAAACGTCTTCAGCCAGGATGTCTCACAGGCCTCCGGGAATGCGAAAGTGATCGTTCCCTTAACTGCGCGTATGGCCGTTGAGCCGGGTCGTACGATTCAGGATGTCACCGCAGGCGTATTTACTTCAAAAGCCACGTTTGTGGTGGCCTACAAGTAA